TGGCCTCGGCGAAGGCGTAGAGGAGCTTGGCGCCGTGCTTGATGATGCCGCCCCACTCCTGGTCGGTGCCCGGGAGGAAGCCCGGCACGTCCACCAGGGTGATGAGGGGGATGTTGAAGGCGTCGCAGAAGCGCACGAAGCGGGCGGCCTTCACCGAGGCGCCGATGTCCAGGCAGCCGGCCAGCACCATGGGCTGGTTGGCGACGATGCCGACGCTGCGCCCCGCCAGGCGACCGAAGCCCACCACCATGTTCATGGCGAAGTGCTCCTGGATCTCGAAGAAGTGCTGGTCGTCCAGCACCGCCTGGATGATCTCCTTGATGTCGTAGGGCTTGTTCGGGTTCGCCGGCACCAGGCCCGGCAGCCTCGGATCCTGCCGGTCGACCGGATCCTCGGTGGGGACGTAGGGGGCGTCCTCGGCGTTGTTCGAGGGGAGGTAGGAGAGCAGCTCCCGCAGGGTGCGGATGACCCCCGCCTCGTCCTCGGCCACCAGGTGGGCGACGCCGGACTTCTGGGCGTGGGCCAGGGCGCCGCCGAGGTCCTCCTTGGTGACCTCCTCGTGGGTCACCGTCTTGATGACGTCGGGACCCGTGATGAACATGTAGGCGTTCTCCTTGGACATCACCACGAAGTCGGTGATGGCCGGGGAGTAGACCGCGCCGCCGGCGCAGGGCCCCAGGATCGCGGAGATCTGGGGGACGACCCCGGAGGCCAGGGTGTTGCGCAGGAAGATGTCGGCGTAGCCGCCGAGGGAGGCCACCCCCTCCTGGATCCGGGCCCCGCCCGAGTCGTTGAGGCCCACCACCGGCGCGCCGACCCGCATGGCGAGGTCCATCACCTTGCAGATCTTCTCGGCGTTCGCCAGGGAGAGGGAGCCGCCGAAGACGGTGAAGTCCTGGGCGAAGACGAAGACCTTCCGGCCGTCGACCAGGCCGTAGCCGCTGACCACGCCGTCGCCGGGGATCTTGCTCTCCTCCATCCCGAAGTCGGTGCAGCGGTGGGTCTTGAGGCGGTCGAGCTCCACGAAGGTGCCCGCGTCCAGCAGGCTCTCGATCCGCTCGCGGGCGGTGAGCTTGCCGGCGGCGTGCTGCCGCTCCTTTCGGGCGGCGCCGCCGCCCTCCTCGGCCCGGGCCTCGAGGGCCTCCAGGCGGTCTCGCAAAGACTGGATTTCGGGGTCGACCTTCGCCTTGCTGCTCATCTGCCTCGTCCCATCTCCCGGTTGTCGGAAAGGACGGGCATCCTAAAGGGGCAGCGCCCTCTGGAGAAGCCCTAGGGGCGGGAGGCGCGCGAGGATGAGGGGGCCCGGGGCGAGGGCAGGTCGACCTCCAGCTCGAGGGCGGGGCCGGCCTCGAGCTCCACCGGCCAGAGCTCGACCCGCCAGGGCAGGGGCTCCTGGCTCGAGCGCGCCAGCTCCAGCCCGTAGACCAGCAGGGCCTCGGCCAGAGAGGTGGGCGGATCGGGCAGGCGCTCAGCGTCGATGGCGCTGGCCAGCTGCACCGGGTCGAGGCGCAGGGAGAAGGCCCGGCCTCGCTCCCCGCCGCCGGAGGCGCCGAGCTGGCCGAGGGCGAGGGTCAGCTCGGGGCGGGTGGAGAGGTAGAGCTGCTCGCCGGCCAGCCCGAGCTCGACCTCGAGGGGGGCGCCCGGCCCCTTCATGCGCCGCAGGCGGTAGCGCGGCGCCTCGGGCGTCCCGAGCCCCTCGGCCTCCACGCCCCGCCCGCCGAGGTGCTTCACCAGCGCCTCGAGGGCCGCCGCGGCCTCCCCGCGCTCCCCAACGCAGCGGGCCACCCAGAGCTGCTCGAAGCCCTTGAGGGCCACGACCTCCGGGGGCAGCGCGCCCTTGCCCGGGCGGGCCTGGAGCAGCTGTGGCTCGAAGCCCTGCAGGAGGAGGGCGACCTCGCCGCCGAGCAGCCCGGTCAGGGCCGCCTCGGCCTCCCGGTCGGCCTTCGTTCGGCAGCCGGGGCAGAGCGCGGTGAGGGCCGCGCTCACGCCGAGGGAGGAGGCCAGCTGCCCCGCCCCGCGCAGGCGGGCCCGCAGGAGCAGGCTCGAGGGCACCACCTCGAGGGCGGCGAAGGGGGCCGAGCCCTCCTCGAGGAGCAGGGTCTCGGTGGTCGCCCGGCCCCGGGCCGTGATCCCGCCGGCCTGGATCCTCAGCCCCACCCGGAGGGCGCCCTCCCAGAGGGCGGTGAGGCCACCGGCGAAGAGCTCGAGCGGCGCGTCGACCTCGGGCAGGGCCTCGCGCTCCACCCGCCCGGCCAGGGTCTCGCGGGGCGGCGCCACGGCGCCGCGCAGGGCGGCGAGATCGTCGGCGCCACCGACCAGGAGGTGCTCGCCACGCACGGCCAGGAAGAGGGCGATCCGCCGGCCCTCCCGGCAGAGGGAGAGGTCGAGCCCGCCGGCCCGCGCCGTGCCCGCCTTGCAGGCGGCGCCCGGCCAGCCGGCGCGGATCCGCATGGCGCGCTCGAGGAGGCCGGCGGGGAGACCCTCGGGGGAGAGGGGCAGGACGGCCACCCAGGCCCCGGGGCGCCACCAGAGGGCGGCCGGCGCCGCCGAGATCAGCCCGTCGGCCGCGAGGGCCTCGCCGCCCAGCTCGGGGGTGCCCATCGCCTTGCGCAGCCCGTCGGCGTAGCCGACGTCGAAGCGGGAGTGGACCCCGGCCGCCTTCAGCTCGTCCATCAACGCCCCGGCGTCGTCGAGGAGCCCGCCGAGGGAGGCGATCAGGAGGGCCACCCGGGCGTCCCGGGGGACCAGCTGGGCCGCCACCGCCCGGCCGCTCGCCCAGGAGCCCTCCTGGGCGCCGGCCACCTCGAGCTCGGAGACGGCCTCGATCCGCCGGAGCTGCTCGCGGGTCGCCTCGGTGATCTCGCGGGGATCACCGGCGGCGAGCGCCTCGGCCTTCCGGGGGGGAGGGCCCGGCGGCAGAGGCGGCAGCGCCGCCGGATCGATGGCCTCCGCTGGAGGCACGATCGGCTCCTCCTCCGGGCAGCCCGTGCTCGCGAGGAGCAGCAGGGCGAGCGCCGGGAGGAGAGAGCTCCAGGATCCGGGTCGAGTCACCTTCTCTCGGTGCTCGGCCTAGAAGGGAATGTCGTCGTCCGGGCCGCCGCCGTCGAAGCCCGGAGGAGGCGGGCCGAAGTCGTCGGGCCCCGGATCGCCGTAGCCGCGGCCGCCACCGCCGCCGCCGCCGCCGCCCTGGCCGCCCTTGTCGAGGAACTGCACCGTCTGGGCGACGATCTCGGTGGTGTAGCGCTTGTTGCCGTCACGGTCCTGCCAGTCGCGGGTCTGGATGCGACCCTCGACGTAGACCGTCCGGCCCTTGGAGAGATACTCGCCGCAGAGCTCGGCGGTGCGACCCCAGGTGACGATGCGGTGCCACTCGGTCCGCTCCTGCTTCTGGCCGCCCTTGTCCTTCCACTGCTCGTTGGTGGCCACCGTGAAGTTGCATACCGCCGAGCCGCCGGTCGTGTAGCGCACCTCGGGGTCTTTCCCGAGGTTGCCGATGATGATCGCCTTGTTCACGCTGCCAGCCATCGTTCGCTCTCTCTTTATGTATGAGTGGTGCTGCCCGGCTCGCCCGCGCCTCTCGGGGACGGCGCGCCGGTCGTCATCGGATCTATCCCGCGCCGCGCGCCATGAGAAGCCCATCTCGATCGCGGCGGGTGCGGAGCCTAGCCCGGACCCCTGACATCCGGAGCGCCGCCTGCGCTAACCTCACCCCATGCCACCCCTCCGACGCCTCCCGCTCTTCCTCCTGCTGGGGTCCCTCTGGCTCCCGGCCCCCCTCGTCGCCCAGACCCTGACGCTGGCTGCGCGGGGGATCCCCGAGCGCCACCTCGGCCTGCAGCTCGGGCCGGGGAGGGTGACGGTCGCCTCCGTCAAGGTCCAGGGCGTGAGCGGCGGAAACCTGGTCAAGGTCGACTGCAACATCGACCACGCGGAGGTCTACGAGGCCTACCCCACGACCCTGGAGCTCGACG
The nucleotide sequence above comes from Deltaproteobacteria bacterium. Encoded proteins:
- a CDS encoding acyl-CoA carboxylase subunit beta, translating into MSSKAKVDPEIQSLRDRLEALEARAEEGGGAARKERQHAAGKLTARERIESLLDAGTFVELDRLKTHRCTDFGMEESKIPGDGVVSGYGLVDGRKVFVFAQDFTVFGGSLSLANAEKICKVMDLAMRVGAPVVGLNDSGGARIQEGVASLGGYADIFLRNTLASGVVPQISAILGPCAGGAVYSPAITDFVVMSKENAYMFITGPDVIKTVTHEEVTKEDLGGALAHAQKSGVAHLVAEDEAGVIRTLRELLSYLPSNNAEDAPYVPTEDPVDRQDPRLPGLVPANPNKPYDIKEIIQAVLDDQHFFEIQEHFAMNMVVGFGRLAGRSVGIVANQPMVLAGCLDIGASVKAARFVRFCDAFNIPLITLVDVPGFLPGTDQEWGGIIKHGAKLLYAFAEATVPKITLITRKAYGGAYDVMASKHIRADINYAYPTAEIAVMGPDGAVNIIFREDLKKSDDPVGAKDGLVKDYRETFANPYKAAELGYIDEVIRPEETRARLVAALQMLETKQQQNPPKKHGNIPL
- a CDS encoding single-stranded DNA-binding protein, whose translation is MAGSVNKAIIIGNLGKDPEVRYTTGGSAVCNFTVATNEQWKDKGGQKQERTEWHRIVTWGRTAELCGEYLSKGRTVYVEGRIQTRDWQDRDGNKRYTTEIVAQTVQFLDKGGQGGGGGGGGGRGYGDPGPDDFGPPPPGFDGGGPDDDIPF